Proteins encoded within one genomic window of Gloeobacter kilaueensis JS1:
- a CDS encoding Uma2 family endonuclease — protein sequence MTILPSALFLPDHLQLPESDGTFVKNFQEHPQSLLLTDSIAPHLQRLHPDGQYCIGQDSGIYWRLPTPPEPLYRGAESPDWFFVPGVPPNLKGQFRRSYVLWQEIVSPLIVLEFVSGSGEEERDRTPFRGKFWVYEQAIRVPFYSIYEVEKASVEVYHLVEGQYALLAPNERSHFPIGPMAVELGLWQGTYQNVELPWLRWWDLEGNLLLTGDERAAQKEALLVQERERAEREQARAEQERERAERERERAEQLAARLRELGIDPS from the coding sequence ATGACTATACTGCCATCCGCACTTTTCTTGCCCGACCACCTGCAGCTACCAGAGTCGGACGGAACCTTCGTGAAAAATTTTCAAGAACACCCCCAGAGTCTGCTGCTCACCGACTCGATTGCGCCGCACCTGCAGCGACTTCATCCGGACGGACAGTACTGCATTGGCCAGGATAGCGGCATCTACTGGCGTCTTCCCACCCCGCCGGAGCCGCTGTACCGGGGAGCCGAATCGCCTGACTGGTTCTTTGTGCCGGGGGTGCCGCCCAACTTAAAAGGCCAGTTCCGCCGCTCCTACGTCCTCTGGCAGGAGATCGTCTCGCCGCTTATCGTGCTCGAATTTGTCTCGGGCAGTGGCGAGGAGGAGCGGGACCGCACCCCCTTTCGGGGCAAGTTCTGGGTCTACGAGCAGGCGATCCGGGTACCTTTTTACAGCATCTACGAGGTCGAAAAAGCGAGCGTCGAAGTCTATCACCTGGTCGAGGGGCAGTATGCGCTGCTGGCACCGAACGAGCGCAGCCACTTCCCGATCGGTCCTATGGCAGTCGAGCTGGGCCTCTGGCAAGGAACCTATCAAAATGTCGAGCTGCCTTGGCTGCGCTGGTGGGATCTGGAGGGCAACCTGCTGCTCACAGGCGACGAGCGCGCCGCCCAAAAAGAAGCCTTACTCGTCCAGGAGCGGGAACGAGCCGAGCGAGAACAAGCACGGGCAGAGCAGGAGCGGGAGCGCGCAGAGCGGGAGCGGGAGCGTGCAGAGCAATTGGCCGCCCGGCTTCGGGAACTGGGCATCGACCCCTCCTGA